A portion of the Bacillus sp. es.034 genome contains these proteins:
- the nfsA gene encoding oxygen-insensitive NADPH nitroreductase — translation MNETIETILKHRSIREFKNESLSEEQIRTIVSSAQAASTSSYIQAYSIIGVKDPLKKKKLAELAGNQRYVEANGHFFVFCADLYRHEKIGEWGEADVIPSLESTEKFMVALIDASLAAQNAAIAAESMGLGICYIGGIRNDLESVSELLGLPDRVIPLFGLAVGIPEQHSDVKPRLPLESVYHEDSYNVDETSLKEGLDRYDETISAYYHARTAGKRSDRWTAQMGKMLSGKKRMYMKEFVEKKGFNKR, via the coding sequence ATGAATGAAACCATCGAAACCATCCTGAAACATCGATCCATCCGTGAGTTTAAAAATGAATCACTGTCAGAGGAGCAAATCCGGACGATTGTCTCCAGTGCACAAGCTGCGAGTACATCGAGTTATATACAGGCGTATTCGATCATTGGGGTGAAGGATCCCCTGAAAAAGAAGAAGCTTGCTGAGCTTGCCGGGAATCAACGGTATGTCGAAGCAAACGGTCATTTCTTCGTATTCTGTGCTGATTTATACCGCCATGAAAAAATCGGTGAATGGGGAGAAGCCGACGTGATTCCTTCTTTGGAAAGCACGGAAAAATTCATGGTGGCCCTCATTGACGCATCCCTGGCAGCACAGAATGCAGCCATTGCAGCTGAATCAATGGGTCTTGGGATCTGCTATATCGGCGGGATCAGAAATGATCTGGAGTCAGTAAGTGAACTGCTGGGACTGCCAGACCGCGTCATCCCTTTATTCGGACTCGCTGTCGGCATCCCTGAACAACATTCGGATGTGAAGCCGAGGCTGCCGTTGGAATCGGTCTATCATGAGGATTCATATAATGTCGATGAGACGTCCTTAAAGGAAGGGCTCGACCGCTATGATGAAACGATTTCAGCCTATTATCATGCCCGGACCGCAGGGAAACGATCGGATCGCTGGACCGCGCAAATGGGCAAGATGCTGTCTGGTAAGAAGCGGATGTATATGAAGGAATTCGTGGAGAAGAAAGGGTTTAATAAAAGATAA
- the trmL gene encoding tRNA (uridine(34)/cytosine(34)/5-carboxymethylaminomethyluridine(34)-2'-O)-methyltransferase TrmL: MGVHVVLYQPEIPANTGNIARTCAATDTTLHLIRPLGFSTDDKMLKRAGLDYWQFVNIVYYDSIEEFFEKNEGGEFFYLTKYGKIPHTNFDYSVEDKEYFFIFGRETSGLPDDIIQNNLDRALRIPMNENVRSLNLSNTAAILIYEALRQRNYPGLL, from the coding sequence ATGGGAGTACATGTTGTATTATATCAACCAGAAATCCCTGCAAATACAGGGAATATTGCAAGAACGTGTGCAGCGACCGACACAACCCTGCACTTGATCCGACCACTCGGATTCTCGACGGACGATAAAATGTTAAAGCGCGCCGGACTTGATTACTGGCAGTTTGTAAACATTGTGTACTATGATTCCATCGAAGAGTTCTTCGAGAAAAACGAAGGCGGTGAATTTTTCTACTTAACCAAGTACGGGAAAATCCCTCACACCAACTTTGATTATAGTGTGGAAGACAAAGAATACTTCTTTATTTTCGGCAGGGAAACATCCGGACTTCCTGATGACATCATCCAGAATAACCTGGACCGGGCACTCCGCATCCCTATGAATGAAAACGTCCGCTCCTTGAACCTTTCCAACACAGCGGCGATTCTTATCTATGAAGCCTTAAGGCAGCGGAATTATCCGGGTCTGTTATAA
- a CDS encoding amidase domain-containing protein encodes MIRKLLMEKVHHVIEEYTSRSQSDYESDKVRRKKTSCQERHAEIVKVDATGKVLRITQESNETQTILYDVHYKYLIKQGALLYLEEEVENRRAVFYNENLYKDGEIQIQREESVKEEESATHEEEERVTYRYDRLSAVQYAERWWNSYNPAFKKFENDCTNYISQCLHAGDAPMRGYPTKGKGWWMRNQNWSYSWTVANSLRWYIPNSTIGLRGRLVDDPKELKLGDVICYDFEGDGRFDHTTIVTGKDAAGEPLVNAHTFNSRMRYWKYEDSTAYTPNMKYRFFTIVDDR; translated from the coding sequence ATGATTCGAAAGCTGTTAATGGAAAAAGTCCATCATGTAATCGAAGAATATACTTCTCGCAGTCAATCAGATTACGAGAGTGACAAAGTAAGAAGGAAAAAAACATCTTGTCAGGAGCGCCATGCAGAAATCGTGAAGGTGGATGCAACCGGAAAGGTCCTCCGTATTACACAAGAAAGCAATGAGACTCAAACCATTTTATATGATGTTCATTATAAATATCTCATCAAGCAGGGTGCCCTGCTCTATTTGGAAGAGGAAGTGGAGAATCGAAGGGCTGTCTTCTACAATGAAAATTTGTATAAAGATGGAGAAATCCAGATTCAACGTGAAGAGAGTGTGAAAGAAGAGGAGAGCGCAACTCATGAAGAAGAAGAAAGAGTGACGTACCGGTATGACCGTCTCAGTGCCGTTCAATATGCAGAGCGGTGGTGGAACAGCTATAACCCGGCATTCAAGAAGTTCGAAAATGATTGCACGAATTATATCTCGCAATGCCTTCATGCTGGGGATGCTCCGATGCGTGGATATCCCACCAAGGGGAAGGGCTGGTGGATGCGGAATCAGAACTGGAGTTACAGCTGGACGGTTGCGAATTCCTTGAGGTGGTATATCCCTAATTCGACGATCGGTCTTCGCGGGAGGCTTGTGGATGATCCGAAAGAATTGAAGCTTGGGGACGTGATCTGCTACGACTTTGAAGGGGACGGACGTTTTGATCATACGACCATTGTCACGGGGAAGGATGCCGCAGGAGAGCCCCTTGTGAATGCCCATACCTTCAATAGCCGGATGAGATATTGGAAATACGAAGATTCAACAGCCTATACACCTAATATGAAATATCGTTTTTTTACGATCGTAGATGACCGTTAA
- the queG gene encoding tRNA epoxyqueuosine(34) reductase QueG has translation MDINQLKQDIIAYSKEIGIDKIGFTTAGAFSEMKNRLLRQEMLGYQSGFEEKDIEKRVDPSLIFDQPKSIIAIALAYPSKMKNAPQSKRGERRGIFCRASWGTDYHHVLRDRLSKLEEYIVSRVPQARFKSMVDTGELVDRAVAERAGIGWSGKNCSIITPEFGSYVYLGEMVTNLPFEPDTPMEDQCGTCNKCVDVCPTGALIEGGQLDSQKCIAFLTQTKGFLADEYRVKLGNRLYGCDTCQTVCPENKGMDFHFHEEMEPDTEIAKPLLKPLLNISNREFKEKYGHVSGSWRGKKPIQRNAIIALAHFKDDTAVDDLIHVMEKDVRPVMRGTSAWALGKIGGETAEKALLMQQAVETDEEVIDEIQKGLNFIHNKG, from the coding sequence ATGGATATAAATCAATTAAAACAGGATATCATTGCGTACAGTAAAGAGATTGGGATAGATAAGATTGGATTCACCACGGCAGGTGCGTTCTCTGAAATGAAGAACCGGCTCCTTCGTCAGGAGATGCTCGGGTATCAATCCGGGTTTGAGGAGAAGGATATTGAGAAGCGGGTCGATCCTTCCTTGATATTTGATCAACCGAAATCGATCATCGCGATTGCCCTTGCCTATCCTTCCAAAATGAAAAATGCTCCCCAAAGCAAGCGTGGGGAGAGACGGGGGATTTTCTGCAGGGCATCATGGGGGACGGATTATCACCATGTGCTCAGGGATCGTCTTTCAAAGCTTGAAGAGTATATCGTCTCCAGAGTCCCACAGGCGCGTTTCAAATCCATGGTGGATACGGGGGAACTTGTGGACCGGGCCGTGGCGGAGCGTGCAGGGATCGGCTGGAGCGGGAAGAATTGTTCCATCATCACCCCTGAATTCGGCTCGTATGTCTATTTGGGGGAGATGGTGACGAATCTTCCATTCGAACCGGATACACCGATGGAGGACCAGTGCGGGACATGCAATAAATGCGTGGACGTATGCCCGACGGGGGCCCTCATTGAAGGCGGGCAGCTGGACTCTCAAAAATGCATTGCATTTTTAACCCAAACAAAAGGGTTTCTTGCGGATGAGTACCGTGTGAAGCTCGGAAATCGCCTGTACGGTTGTGACACCTGTCAAACCGTTTGTCCGGAAAATAAGGGGATGGACTTTCATTTCCATGAAGAGATGGAGCCGGACACTGAAATCGCAAAACCGCTGTTGAAGCCCCTATTAAACATCAGTAACCGCGAGTTCAAAGAAAAATATGGTCATGTATCGGGTTCCTGGAGAGGAAAGAAGCCCATACAGCGAAACGCGATCATTGCTCTTGCTCACTTTAAAGATGATACGGCCGTAGATGACCTTATCCATGTAATGGAAAAAGATGTGAGGCCCGTCATGCGGGGTACATCCGCATGGGCCCTTGGGAAAATCGGCGGAGAAACAGCGGAAAAAGCACTCCTCATGCAGCAAGCGGTTGAAACGGATGAAGAAGTCATAGATGAAATACAAAAAGGTCTAAACTTCATACACAACAAAGGATAA
- a CDS encoding phenylalanine--tRNA ligase beta subunit-related protein: protein MEITIDSSITSKIPDFKVGFIQYHHIEVGPSPQMLKGRLQLFQESIFFDLHDKSVTELDGIAAWREIFKITGKDPNRYRHSAEALFRRVKKQNYLTTINSAIDLNNFFSLQYEVPIGIYDCAGLKGNHIELKVGETGQTYTGLNGRENSLENLIVACDGGGPFGSPFVDSDRAPVGEETKNAVQIIFLKPSLSKEESGKLTKSLMDIFIGIHGGEGSFEVVVG, encoded by the coding sequence GTGGAAATCACAATTGATTCATCCATTACGAGTAAAATACCCGATTTCAAAGTCGGATTCATTCAGTACCATCATATCGAAGTGGGCCCTTCTCCTCAAATGCTGAAAGGCAGACTTCAGCTGTTTCAGGAATCGATCTTCTTTGATCTTCATGATAAGAGCGTCACTGAACTTGATGGGATTGCCGCATGGAGGGAAATCTTCAAGATTACAGGAAAAGATCCGAACCGCTACCGTCATTCAGCCGAGGCCCTTTTCCGTCGTGTTAAAAAACAAAACTATCTGACTACCATTAACTCTGCCATCGATCTCAATAACTTCTTCTCCCTTCAATACGAAGTGCCAATCGGCATCTACGACTGTGCGGGGCTCAAAGGTAATCACATCGAGTTAAAAGTCGGGGAAACAGGACAAACCTACACAGGGCTCAACGGTCGGGAAAACTCCCTCGAAAACCTCATCGTCGCCTGTGACGGGGGCGGACCTTTCGGAAGTCCATTCGTCGACTCTGATCGTGCACCTGTCGGGGAAGAGACGAAAAATGCCGTACAGATCATATTTTTGAAGCCATCCCTTTCTAAAGAAGAAAGCGGGAAACTGACGAAATCGTTGATGGATATCTTCATCGGGATTCATGGTGGGGAAGGTTCGTTTGAAGTGGTTGTTGGATAG
- a CDS encoding sugar phosphate isomerase/epimerase, producing MKLGVFTVLFSQKNLDEMLDYVKEAGLHTVEIGTGGYPGNAHCDLDALLESEEKRNEYLEKVTSRGLEISAFSCHGNPISPDAAFAEESHVALQKTIKLAGLMNVPVVNCFSGTAGDHEGAKHPNWPVSPWPNEYGDILKWQWEEKLIPYWKEIGKLAEDHHVKIGLELHGGFLVHTPYTLLKLREETCHAIGANLDPSHLWWQGIDPVAAIKILGKENAIHHFHAKDTYIDQDNVNMYGLTDMQPYGSIQTRAWSFRSVGCGHSLQEWSDMMSALRTFGYDYVVSIEHEDPIMSIEEGFGRAVKNLKSILIEEQPSDMWWV from the coding sequence ATGAAACTAGGCGTATTTACCGTATTATTTTCACAGAAAAATCTTGATGAAATGCTTGATTATGTAAAAGAAGCCGGACTTCACACAGTGGAAATCGGGACGGGAGGATATCCCGGAAATGCCCATTGTGACCTGGATGCCCTTTTAGAAAGCGAAGAAAAGAGAAACGAGTACTTAGAGAAAGTGACGTCAAGGGGCCTTGAAATCAGTGCCTTCAGTTGTCACGGAAATCCAATCTCACCTGATGCTGCCTTTGCGGAAGAATCCCATGTGGCGCTTCAGAAAACGATCAAGCTTGCCGGGTTGATGAACGTACCTGTCGTGAACTGCTTCTCCGGAACAGCAGGGGACCATGAAGGAGCCAAGCATCCGAACTGGCCAGTTTCACCTTGGCCGAATGAATACGGGGATATCCTGAAATGGCAGTGGGAAGAAAAGTTGATTCCGTATTGGAAAGAAATCGGGAAGCTTGCAGAGGATCATCATGTAAAAATCGGCCTCGAGCTTCACGGAGGTTTCCTTGTACATACTCCGTATACGTTATTGAAGCTTCGTGAAGAAACCTGCCATGCGATCGGAGCCAACCTGGACCCAAGCCATCTCTGGTGGCAGGGAATCGATCCGGTTGCAGCGATCAAGATCCTTGGTAAAGAAAATGCGATCCACCACTTCCATGCAAAGGATACATACATTGACCAGGACAACGTCAATATGTACGGTCTGACCGATATGCAGCCATACGGCAGCATCCAAACAAGGGCGTGGTCCTTCCGTTCAGTGGGGTGTGGACACAGCTTGCAGGAATGGTCGGATATGATGAGTGCCCTGCGCACATTCGGGTATGATTATGTCGTAAGCATCGAGCATGAAGATCCGATCATGTCGATTGAAGAAGGATTCGGCCGTGCCGTCAAGAATCTGAAATCGATCTTGATTGAGGAGCAGCCGTCGGATATGTGGTGGGTGTAG
- a CDS encoding Gfo/Idh/MocA family oxidoreductase → MTKLRMGVIGVGGIAQTRHIPTFIKLSDSVSIEAISDINPVTAQTVAETFNIPHVFSDYRDMFGHVDAVTVCTPNKFHAEITIAALEAGLHVFCEKPMAMTPEECERMIDAAEESGKVLAIAYHYRFMKDSRAAKRVIMEDEIGEPMVARARAIRRRKVPGWGVFTNKELQGGGSLIDYGCHFLDLSLWLLGNPAPVEVTGTTYNKLSRMPDQVNQWGDFDKESFEVDDHVTAYIRFDNGASMLFETSWSANVKSDEESMSISGETGGIDLFPFQMNQMKHGLLLNSDADWVPGEDDPSLPQARNFINSCLGLEELVVKPKEAMQVSQIIDAIYKSSETGKSITVK, encoded by the coding sequence ATGACCAAACTTCGGATGGGAGTGATCGGCGTCGGAGGGATCGCCCAGACGCGTCACATCCCTACTTTTATTAAACTATCAGATTCAGTATCTATTGAAGCAATCAGTGATATCAATCCCGTCACGGCTCAAACCGTGGCAGAAACCTTTAACATCCCGCACGTGTTCAGTGATTATCGGGATATGTTCGGGCATGTGGATGCCGTAACGGTCTGTACTCCGAATAAATTTCATGCGGAAATCACGATTGCCGCCCTCGAAGCGGGTCTTCACGTGTTTTGCGAGAAACCGATGGCCATGACTCCTGAGGAATGTGAAAGAATGATCGATGCCGCTGAAGAATCAGGAAAGGTTCTGGCCATCGCCTATCATTATCGTTTCATGAAGGACTCACGTGCGGCGAAGCGGGTGATCATGGAAGATGAAATCGGAGAACCGATGGTCGCAAGGGCAAGAGCAATCCGTCGCCGCAAAGTACCGGGCTGGGGAGTATTTACCAATAAGGAGCTTCAAGGCGGCGGCAGCCTGATCGATTACGGATGTCACTTCCTCGATTTATCCCTGTGGCTTCTCGGGAATCCGGCACCTGTCGAAGTGACGGGGACGACCTATAACAAACTTAGTAGAATGCCTGATCAAGTGAATCAATGGGGAGATTTCGATAAAGAGAGCTTCGAAGTCGATGACCACGTGACCGCTTATATCAGATTCGATAACGGTGCATCCATGCTTTTTGAAACGTCGTGGTCCGCAAACGTGAAGAGCGATGAAGAAAGCATGAGCATCTCAGGGGAGACGGGAGGAATCGATCTATTCCCGTTCCAGATGAATCAGATGAAGCACGGCTTGCTTCTGAATAGTGATGCGGATTGGGTTCCCGGTGAAGATGATCCGAGCCTTCCACAAGCCCGGAACTTTATCAACAGCTGTCTCGGGTTAGAAGAATTGGTTGTGAAGCCAAAGGAAGCTATGCAGGTGTCCCAAATCATAGATGCCATTTATAAAAGCAGTGAAACCGGAAAGAGCATCACAGTGAAATAG
- a CDS encoding Gfo/Idh/MocA family oxidoreductase, translated as MNTLKIGVIGCGSIAQHRHLPEYANNTNVEVVAVCDIVEERAWKIADAVGAKAYTNYKELLANADVEAVSVCTPNYLHAPISIDALNAGKHVLCEKPMATSSEEAESMIDASVKSGKKLMIAHNQRFVPSHQKAKQLIENGEVGKIYSFRSAFGHGGPEGWSADGKDSWFFKKDEAFIGAMGDLGVHKTDLLRYILGEEFAEVGAFVETSAKENADVDDTAVCVLKTESGTIGTLAASWSYVSKEDNSTIIYGEKAILRLEDDPVNSLVVQYVTGEVVKYELGGIQTNDEGGQSNSRVIDQFVHSILHDAEPPVPGEEGKKSLEVVLAALESSESKRIVKL; from the coding sequence ATGAATACATTAAAAATCGGGGTCATCGGATGTGGAAGCATCGCCCAGCACCGTCACCTTCCTGAATATGCAAATAATACAAACGTTGAAGTAGTCGCAGTGTGTGACATCGTCGAAGAACGGGCTTGGAAAATCGCCGATGCAGTCGGAGCTAAAGCCTATACCAATTATAAAGAACTGCTGGCAAACGCTGATGTGGAAGCAGTGAGCGTATGTACACCGAACTACCTGCATGCACCGATTTCCATCGATGCCCTGAACGCAGGAAAGCATGTACTATGTGAAAAGCCGATGGCGACTTCAAGTGAAGAAGCAGAAAGCATGATCGATGCCTCCGTTAAAAGCGGTAAAAAGCTGATGATCGCTCACAACCAGCGTTTTGTCCCTTCGCATCAAAAGGCGAAGCAGCTCATCGAAAACGGGGAAGTGGGCAAAATCTACAGCTTCCGTTCTGCATTCGGCCACGGCGGTCCTGAAGGCTGGAGTGCTGACGGTAAAGACAGCTGGTTCTTCAAAAAGGATGAAGCGTTCATCGGTGCCATGGGTGACCTTGGTGTTCACAAAACGGATCTTCTCCGTTACATCTTAGGGGAAGAATTTGCCGAAGTCGGCGCCTTTGTGGAAACTAGCGCAAAGGAAAATGCCGATGTGGATGATACGGCAGTATGCGTATTGAAAACAGAAAGCGGTACAATCGGTACCCTTGCAGCAAGCTGGTCCTATGTATCCAAAGAAGACAACTCCACCATCATATATGGAGAGAAGGCGATTCTCCGTTTAGAAGATGATCCGGTAAACTCCCTTGTCGTGCAATATGTAACGGGGGAAGTAGTGAAGTATGAACTTGGCGGCATTCAAACGAATGACGAGGGAGGACAATCAAATTCCCGCGTGATCGATCAATTTGTACACAGCATCCTTCATGATGCAGAGCCTCCCGTACCGGGTGAAGAAGGAAAGAAATCACTTGAGGTTGTTTTGGCAGCTCTTGAATCAAGTGAATCCAAACGAATTGTAAAGCTATAA
- a CDS encoding ThuA domain-containing protein, with protein sequence MINVTVWNENRHEQKNPKVREVYPEGIHGAIASFLGEASYNVKTATLDEGDHGLTTEVLDGTDVLVWWGHIAHEEVKDEVVERVKQRVLDGMGLIVLHSGHFSKIFKTLMGTSCDLKWREADEKERIWIVDPSHPITAGLGEYFELEKEEMYGEHFDIPAPDQLVMVSWFEGGEVFRSGCTYQRGNGKVFYFRPGHETYPTYYNENVQKVIVNAVKWAAPVDHPRPVYGNAKPLEEIKGSN encoded by the coding sequence ATGATAAACGTAACCGTATGGAATGAAAATCGTCATGAACAGAAGAATCCGAAAGTGAGGGAAGTGTATCCTGAAGGAATTCATGGTGCCATTGCCTCTTTCCTCGGAGAAGCGTCCTATAATGTGAAAACCGCTACGTTGGATGAAGGTGATCACGGTTTGACGACAGAAGTGTTGGACGGGACGGATGTATTGGTCTGGTGGGGCCATATTGCCCATGAGGAAGTGAAGGACGAAGTGGTCGAACGTGTGAAACAGCGGGTCCTCGACGGAATGGGCTTGATTGTCCTTCATTCGGGCCATTTCTCTAAAATTTTCAAAACCTTGATGGGGACATCCTGCGACCTTAAGTGGCGTGAAGCGGATGAGAAGGAACGCATCTGGATCGTCGACCCGAGCCATCCGATCACAGCCGGTTTAGGGGAATATTTCGAACTTGAAAAAGAAGAAATGTATGGAGAGCACTTTGACATCCCGGCTCCTGATCAGCTTGTGATGGTCAGCTGGTTCGAGGGTGGAGAAGTGTTCAGAAGCGGGTGTACGTATCAGCGTGGGAACGGAAAAGTATTTTACTTCCGTCCGGGACATGAAACCTATCCAACTTATTACAATGAAAATGTCCAAAAGGTCATCGTCAATGCTGTGAAATGGGCAGCACCGGTGGATCATCCAAGACCTGTATATGGGAATGCAAAACCGCTCGAAGAAATCAAAGGATCAAACTGA
- a CDS encoding response regulator, producing MKAIIIDDEKHVREGLLLLAEWDKHGIHTILEAEDGDEAIELIKEHRPEIIFTDMRMPKRDGISLLKWLHASDLTSKTIVVSGYDDFEYMRNAIHYKSFDYILKPIEPDVLNDTLDKAVKEWDEQARSRKSQVEESRVMNEVKPLYWDRFFSNLCSKEGIAKEMAEKVEKEFGVSIEKLHKTVALLPIKPIVMKSFQGDRDLAFFTIINICNELLRKQNDGVCFRNSNKEEELVILFWNHKHVTYLLEEIHSLIYQYGRVSPVMALGRKSRKVKEAYESALEVYSRHPLLAQKKFVTHLDVKEGSHLHLLDHSNELKWAIRSGSREQVQSQLEGIFSKLENSHILSLDQIQVWEDQFEILRNNWLKEYEIRSQEAFYRGRDYWREGGSFSFRKFKEEKTKEFIELIQTLTLAKYQKEKNNMQYIEEYLQQHYQEDINLQDIADRFYLSREYISRKFKQDYGATITDYVTNIRMEKAKKLLENPYLKIYEVAYGVGYGNEKYFSKVFKKHAGLTPNEYRHAKT from the coding sequence ATGAAAGCAATCATCATTGACGATGAAAAGCATGTTCGTGAAGGGTTACTTTTGTTGGCGGAATGGGATAAGCATGGCATTCACACCATCCTGGAGGCGGAAGATGGAGACGAAGCCATCGAATTGATCAAAGAGCACAGGCCCGAGATCATCTTCACGGATATGCGGATGCCGAAGAGGGACGGCATCAGCCTGTTAAAGTGGCTTCATGCCTCCGATCTGACAAGCAAGACCATTGTCGTGAGCGGGTATGATGACTTCGAATATATGAGAAACGCAATCCATTATAAGAGCTTCGATTACATTCTGAAACCGATTGAACCGGATGTTCTGAATGATACGCTGGATAAAGCGGTGAAGGAATGGGATGAGCAGGCACGCTCAAGAAAATCTCAAGTAGAGGAAAGCCGGGTCATGAATGAGGTGAAGCCCCTTTACTGGGATCGATTCTTCTCAAACCTCTGTTCGAAAGAGGGCATTGCAAAAGAGATGGCAGAAAAAGTTGAAAAAGAGTTCGGTGTGTCCATCGAAAAGCTGCATAAGACTGTGGCACTCCTGCCGATCAAGCCAATCGTAATGAAGTCCTTTCAAGGAGACCGGGATCTTGCCTTTTTTACCATCATCAATATTTGCAATGAGCTTTTGCGAAAGCAGAACGATGGGGTTTGTTTCCGGAATAGCAACAAAGAAGAAGAACTTGTTATTCTCTTCTGGAATCATAAGCATGTAACGTATTTATTAGAGGAAATCCACTCATTGATCTATCAATATGGAAGGGTTTCCCCTGTCATGGCTCTTGGCAGGAAGTCGAGAAAGGTGAAGGAAGCTTATGAATCCGCTCTTGAAGTGTACTCCAGGCACCCGCTGCTTGCCCAAAAGAAGTTTGTCACCCACCTGGATGTGAAGGAAGGGTCCCATCTCCATTTATTGGATCACTCCAATGAATTGAAGTGGGCGATTCGGTCGGGAAGCAGGGAACAGGTTCAGTCCCAGCTGGAAGGGATCTTTTCCAAATTAGAAAACAGTCATATTCTTTCCCTGGACCAGATTCAGGTGTGGGAGGATCAGTTTGAGATCCTGCGGAATAATTGGTTGAAAGAATACGAGATCAGGAGTCAAGAAGCTTTTTACCGGGGCAGGGATTATTGGAGGGAGGGCGGCTCCTTTTCCTTCAGGAAATTTAAAGAGGAAAAGACCAAGGAGTTTATCGAACTTATTCAGACGCTGACACTGGCTAAATATCAAAAGGAAAAAAACAATATGCAGTATATTGAGGAATATCTTCAGCAGCATTACCAGGAGGATATCAATCTTCAAGACATTGCCGACAGGTTCTACTTAAGCAGGGAATACATTTCCCGGAAGTTTAAGCAGGATTATGGAGCGACCATCACAGATTATGTCACGAATATACGGATGGAAAAGGCAAAGAAGCTCCTTGAGAACCCTTACTTGAAGATTTACGAAGTGGCCTATGGTGTAGGGTATGGAAATGAAAAATATTTCAGTAAAGTATTCAAAAAACATGCAGGCCTCACACCAAATGAATACCGGCATGCAAAAACTTAA